In the Astatotilapia calliptera chromosome 5, fAstCal1.2, whole genome shotgun sequence genome, one interval contains:
- the LOC113021859 gene encoding recombining binding protein suppressor of hairless-like protein isoform X5, producing the protein MKQSDHGPEEHPILNSAEATPIMNELDVGEDGRKETLLHRPGFPEADTALLYPPPLSPDPISPLTHLGTLPSGHDAARTGGWDRRLNSGFQGCQLLGTSADLGREAHADQSVTILHAKVAQKSYGNEKRFFCPPPCVYITGHGWKVMQDHLKAAGYGDSVYRVCGYMCLDSSSQSQADAFKLVFDEQPNSRMFACAKSLFISDQDKRKHFCLLLRLFLNNRQEVGSFQSRMIKVISKPSQKRQSMKNADLCISSCSRVALFNRLRSQTVSTRYLSVDRGAFIASARHWTAFTITMDDQCAEQGGFVLSEGFICYGCVVQLVCTESGAALPPMVIRKVNKQHAILDVDEPVSQLHKCAFQFRDNPHAYLCLTNDAIIEYQAPFSVRDPSKVVLNDGSCWTIIGVEVVEFTFNQGLACITTPVSPFPVVTGLEVNGGGHVAMLEIHGENFTPHLKVWFGNGEAETMYKSPKSLLCVVPDVSVFSDGWRCLRRVITVPLSLVRLDGLIYRTSYSFTYTPELQPPPSARMTAGGGKREGGMGGGQDDDILLETIHQEFTRANFHLFMQS; encoded by the exons AAACACTGCTGCACCGACCTGGCTTCCCCGAGGCAGACACCGCTCTGTTATACCCCCCTCCCCTGTCCCCGGACCCAATCAGCCCGCTGACTCACCTGGGGACGCTGCCGTCCGGACACGATGCAGCACGGACGGGTGGATGGGACAG GAGACTGAACTCAGGGTTTCAAGGCTGTCAGTTACTGGGAACATCAGCAGATCTAGGACGAGAAGCCCACGCAGACCAGAGTGTCACCATCCTGCACGCCAAGGTCGCTCAGAAGTCCTACGGCAATGAGAAAAG GTTCTTCTGCCCTCCTCCTTGTGTTTACATCACTGGCCATGGATGGAAAGTCATGCAGGACCATTTAAAAG CGGCCGGTTATGGTGACTCTGTGTATCGAGTGTGTGGTTACATGTGCCTGGACAGCTCCAGCCAGTCACAGGCAGACGCATTCAAACTGGTGTTCGATGAACAGCCAAACTCCAGG ATGTTCGCTTGCGCCAAGTCGCTGTTCATCTCTGATCAGGACAAGAGGAAGCATTTCTGCTTGCTGCTGCGCCTCTTCTTGAACAACAGACAGGAAGTGGGTTCTTTCCAGAGCCGGATGATCAAAGTCATCTCCAAACCCTCCCAGAAGAGACAGTCCATGAAGAACGCTGATC tgtgTATCTCATCCTGCTCCAGGGTGGCTTTGTTTAACCGTTTACGCTCTCAGACCGTCAGCACTCGTTACCTCTCGGTGGACAGAGGAGCTTTCATAGCGAGCGCCAGACACTGGACGGCCTTCACCATCACCAtgg ATGACCAGTGTGCTGAGCAAGGAGGCTTTGTGCTGAGCGAAGGCTTCATCTGTTACGGCTGTGTGGTCCAGCTAGTGTGCACCGAGTCTGGAGCAGCTCTGCCACCcatg GTGATCCGAAAGGTCAACAAGCAGCACGCCATCTTAGACGTGGACGAGCCCGTTTCTCAGCTCCACAAGTGCGCCTTTCAGTTCAGAGACAACCCTCACGCCTATCTGTGTCTAACCAACGACGCCATCATAGAGTACCAg GCCCCGTTCAGCGTCAGAGATCCCAGCAAAGTGGTGCTGAATGACGGGTCCTGTTGGACCATCATCGGGGTGGAAGTCGTAGAGTTCACCTTCAATCAGGGTCTAGCTTGTATCACGACACCAGTTAGCCCATTTCCTGTTGTCACTGGGTTAGAG GTGAACGGTGGAGGGCACGTCGCCATGCTGGAAATTCACGGAGAAAACTTCACTCCTCATCTCAAAGTCTGGTTCGGCAACGGCGAAGCAGAGACCATGTACAA gTCTCCCAAATCTCTGCTCTGCGTCGTTCCCGATGTTTCGGTTTTCAGCGACGGCTGGCGCTGTCTGCGGCGCGTCATCACCGTCCCTCTGTCTCTCGTCCGACTGGATGGACTGATTTACCGCACCTCCTACAGTTTCACCTACACGCCTGAGCTCCAGCCGCCCCCGTCGGCCCGAATGACAGCCGGAGGAGggaagagagaaggagggaTGGGTGGAGGACAAGACGATGACATCCTGTTGGAGACCATCCATCAGGAGTTCACCAGAGCCAATTTTCACCTCTTCATGCAGAGTTAG
- the LOC113021859 gene encoding recombining binding protein suppressor of hairless-like protein isoform X3 — translation MKSDHGPEEHPILNSAEATPIMNELDVGEDGRKETLLHRPGFPEADTALLYPPPLSPDPISPLTHLGTLPSGHDAARTGGWDRRLNSGFQGCQLLGTSADLGREAHADQSVTILHAKVAQKSYGNEKRFFCPPPCVYITGHGWKVMQDHLKAAGYGDSVYRVCGYMCLDSSSQSQADAFKLVFDEQPNSRQMFACAKSLFISDQDKRKHFCLLLRLFLNNRQEVGSFQSRMIKVISKPSQKRQSMKNADLCISSCSRVALFNRLRSQTVSTRYLSVDRGAFIASARHWTAFTITMVDDQCAEQGGFVLSEGFICYGCVVQLVCTESGAALPPMVIRKVNKQHAILDVDEPVSQLHKCAFQFRDNPHAYLCLTNDAIIEYQAPFSVRDPSKVVLNDGSCWTIIGVEVVEFTFNQGLACITTPVSPFPVVTGLEVNGGGHVAMLEIHGENFTPHLKVWFGNGEAETMYKSPKSLLCVVPDVSVFSDGWRCLRRVITVPLSLVRLDGLIYRTSYSFTYTPELQPPPSARMTAGGGKREGGMGGGQDDDILLETIHQEFTRANFHLFMQS, via the exons AAACACTGCTGCACCGACCTGGCTTCCCCGAGGCAGACACCGCTCTGTTATACCCCCCTCCCCTGTCCCCGGACCCAATCAGCCCGCTGACTCACCTGGGGACGCTGCCGTCCGGACACGATGCAGCACGGACGGGTGGATGGGACAG GAGACTGAACTCAGGGTTTCAAGGCTGTCAGTTACTGGGAACATCAGCAGATCTAGGACGAGAAGCCCACGCAGACCAGAGTGTCACCATCCTGCACGCCAAGGTCGCTCAGAAGTCCTACGGCAATGAGAAAAG GTTCTTCTGCCCTCCTCCTTGTGTTTACATCACTGGCCATGGATGGAAAGTCATGCAGGACCATTTAAAAG CGGCCGGTTATGGTGACTCTGTGTATCGAGTGTGTGGTTACATGTGCCTGGACAGCTCCAGCCAGTCACAGGCAGACGCATTCAAACTGGTGTTCGATGAACAGCCAAACTCCAGG CAGATGTTCGCTTGCGCCAAGTCGCTGTTCATCTCTGATCAGGACAAGAGGAAGCATTTCTGCTTGCTGCTGCGCCTCTTCTTGAACAACAGACAGGAAGTGGGTTCTTTCCAGAGCCGGATGATCAAAGTCATCTCCAAACCCTCCCAGAAGAGACAGTCCATGAAGAACGCTGATC tgtgTATCTCATCCTGCTCCAGGGTGGCTTTGTTTAACCGTTTACGCTCTCAGACCGTCAGCACTCGTTACCTCTCGGTGGACAGAGGAGCTTTCATAGCGAGCGCCAGACACTGGACGGCCTTCACCATCACCAtgg tagATGACCAGTGTGCTGAGCAAGGAGGCTTTGTGCTGAGCGAAGGCTTCATCTGTTACGGCTGTGTGGTCCAGCTAGTGTGCACCGAGTCTGGAGCAGCTCTGCCACCcatg GTGATCCGAAAGGTCAACAAGCAGCACGCCATCTTAGACGTGGACGAGCCCGTTTCTCAGCTCCACAAGTGCGCCTTTCAGTTCAGAGACAACCCTCACGCCTATCTGTGTCTAACCAACGACGCCATCATAGAGTACCAg GCCCCGTTCAGCGTCAGAGATCCCAGCAAAGTGGTGCTGAATGACGGGTCCTGTTGGACCATCATCGGGGTGGAAGTCGTAGAGTTCACCTTCAATCAGGGTCTAGCTTGTATCACGACACCAGTTAGCCCATTTCCTGTTGTCACTGGGTTAGAG GTGAACGGTGGAGGGCACGTCGCCATGCTGGAAATTCACGGAGAAAACTTCACTCCTCATCTCAAAGTCTGGTTCGGCAACGGCGAAGCAGAGACCATGTACAA gTCTCCCAAATCTCTGCTCTGCGTCGTTCCCGATGTTTCGGTTTTCAGCGACGGCTGGCGCTGTCTGCGGCGCGTCATCACCGTCCCTCTGTCTCTCGTCCGACTGGATGGACTGATTTACCGCACCTCCTACAGTTTCACCTACACGCCTGAGCTCCAGCCGCCCCCGTCGGCCCGAATGACAGCCGGAGGAGggaagagagaaggagggaTGGGTGGAGGACAAGACGATGACATCCTGTTGGAGACCATCCATCAGGAGTTCACCAGAGCCAATTTTCACCTCTTCATGCAGAGTTAG
- the LOC113021859 gene encoding recombining binding protein suppressor of hairless-like protein isoform X2, whose translation MKQSDHGPEEHPILNSAEATPIMNELDVGEDGRKETLLHRPGFPEADTALLYPPPLSPDPISPLTHLGTLPSGHDAARTGGWDRRLNSGFQGCQLLGTSADLGREAHADQSVTILHAKVAQKSYGNEKRFFCPPPCVYITGHGWKVMQDHLKAAGYGDSVYRVCGYMCLDSSSQSQADAFKLVFDEQPNSRMFACAKSLFISDQDKRKHFCLLLRLFLNNRQEVGSFQSRMIKVISKPSQKRQSMKNADLCISSCSRVALFNRLRSQTVSTRYLSVDRGAFIASARHWTAFTITMVDDQCAEQGGFVLSEGFICYGCVVQLVCTESGAALPPMVIRKVNKQHAILDVDEPVSQLHKCAFQFRDNPHAYLCLTNDAIIEYQAPFSVRDPSKVVLNDGSCWTIIGVEVVEFTFNQGLACITTPVSPFPVVTGLEVNGGGHVAMLEIHGENFTPHLKVWFGNGEAETMYKSPKSLLCVVPDVSVFSDGWRCLRRVITVPLSLVRLDGLIYRTSYSFTYTPELQPPPSARMTAGGGKREGGMGGGQDDDILLETIHQEFTRANFHLFMQS comes from the exons AAACACTGCTGCACCGACCTGGCTTCCCCGAGGCAGACACCGCTCTGTTATACCCCCCTCCCCTGTCCCCGGACCCAATCAGCCCGCTGACTCACCTGGGGACGCTGCCGTCCGGACACGATGCAGCACGGACGGGTGGATGGGACAG GAGACTGAACTCAGGGTTTCAAGGCTGTCAGTTACTGGGAACATCAGCAGATCTAGGACGAGAAGCCCACGCAGACCAGAGTGTCACCATCCTGCACGCCAAGGTCGCTCAGAAGTCCTACGGCAATGAGAAAAG GTTCTTCTGCCCTCCTCCTTGTGTTTACATCACTGGCCATGGATGGAAAGTCATGCAGGACCATTTAAAAG CGGCCGGTTATGGTGACTCTGTGTATCGAGTGTGTGGTTACATGTGCCTGGACAGCTCCAGCCAGTCACAGGCAGACGCATTCAAACTGGTGTTCGATGAACAGCCAAACTCCAGG ATGTTCGCTTGCGCCAAGTCGCTGTTCATCTCTGATCAGGACAAGAGGAAGCATTTCTGCTTGCTGCTGCGCCTCTTCTTGAACAACAGACAGGAAGTGGGTTCTTTCCAGAGCCGGATGATCAAAGTCATCTCCAAACCCTCCCAGAAGAGACAGTCCATGAAGAACGCTGATC tgtgTATCTCATCCTGCTCCAGGGTGGCTTTGTTTAACCGTTTACGCTCTCAGACCGTCAGCACTCGTTACCTCTCGGTGGACAGAGGAGCTTTCATAGCGAGCGCCAGACACTGGACGGCCTTCACCATCACCAtgg tagATGACCAGTGTGCTGAGCAAGGAGGCTTTGTGCTGAGCGAAGGCTTCATCTGTTACGGCTGTGTGGTCCAGCTAGTGTGCACCGAGTCTGGAGCAGCTCTGCCACCcatg GTGATCCGAAAGGTCAACAAGCAGCACGCCATCTTAGACGTGGACGAGCCCGTTTCTCAGCTCCACAAGTGCGCCTTTCAGTTCAGAGACAACCCTCACGCCTATCTGTGTCTAACCAACGACGCCATCATAGAGTACCAg GCCCCGTTCAGCGTCAGAGATCCCAGCAAAGTGGTGCTGAATGACGGGTCCTGTTGGACCATCATCGGGGTGGAAGTCGTAGAGTTCACCTTCAATCAGGGTCTAGCTTGTATCACGACACCAGTTAGCCCATTTCCTGTTGTCACTGGGTTAGAG GTGAACGGTGGAGGGCACGTCGCCATGCTGGAAATTCACGGAGAAAACTTCACTCCTCATCTCAAAGTCTGGTTCGGCAACGGCGAAGCAGAGACCATGTACAA gTCTCCCAAATCTCTGCTCTGCGTCGTTCCCGATGTTTCGGTTTTCAGCGACGGCTGGCGCTGTCTGCGGCGCGTCATCACCGTCCCTCTGTCTCTCGTCCGACTGGATGGACTGATTTACCGCACCTCCTACAGTTTCACCTACACGCCTGAGCTCCAGCCGCCCCCGTCGGCCCGAATGACAGCCGGAGGAGggaagagagaaggagggaTGGGTGGAGGACAAGACGATGACATCCTGTTGGAGACCATCCATCAGGAGTTCACCAGAGCCAATTTTCACCTCTTCATGCAGAGTTAG
- the LOC113021859 gene encoding recombining binding protein suppressor of hairless-like protein isoform X1 has product MKQSDHGPEEHPILNSAEATPIMNELDVGEDGRKETLLHRPGFPEADTALLYPPPLSPDPISPLTHLGTLPSGHDAARTGGWDRRLNSGFQGCQLLGTSADLGREAHADQSVTILHAKVAQKSYGNEKRFFCPPPCVYITGHGWKVMQDHLKAAGYGDSVYRVCGYMCLDSSSQSQADAFKLVFDEQPNSRQMFACAKSLFISDQDKRKHFCLLLRLFLNNRQEVGSFQSRMIKVISKPSQKRQSMKNADLCISSCSRVALFNRLRSQTVSTRYLSVDRGAFIASARHWTAFTITMVDDQCAEQGGFVLSEGFICYGCVVQLVCTESGAALPPMVIRKVNKQHAILDVDEPVSQLHKCAFQFRDNPHAYLCLTNDAIIEYQAPFSVRDPSKVVLNDGSCWTIIGVEVVEFTFNQGLACITTPVSPFPVVTGLEVNGGGHVAMLEIHGENFTPHLKVWFGNGEAETMYKSPKSLLCVVPDVSVFSDGWRCLRRVITVPLSLVRLDGLIYRTSYSFTYTPELQPPPSARMTAGGGKREGGMGGGQDDDILLETIHQEFTRANFHLFMQS; this is encoded by the exons AAACACTGCTGCACCGACCTGGCTTCCCCGAGGCAGACACCGCTCTGTTATACCCCCCTCCCCTGTCCCCGGACCCAATCAGCCCGCTGACTCACCTGGGGACGCTGCCGTCCGGACACGATGCAGCACGGACGGGTGGATGGGACAG GAGACTGAACTCAGGGTTTCAAGGCTGTCAGTTACTGGGAACATCAGCAGATCTAGGACGAGAAGCCCACGCAGACCAGAGTGTCACCATCCTGCACGCCAAGGTCGCTCAGAAGTCCTACGGCAATGAGAAAAG GTTCTTCTGCCCTCCTCCTTGTGTTTACATCACTGGCCATGGATGGAAAGTCATGCAGGACCATTTAAAAG CGGCCGGTTATGGTGACTCTGTGTATCGAGTGTGTGGTTACATGTGCCTGGACAGCTCCAGCCAGTCACAGGCAGACGCATTCAAACTGGTGTTCGATGAACAGCCAAACTCCAGG CAGATGTTCGCTTGCGCCAAGTCGCTGTTCATCTCTGATCAGGACAAGAGGAAGCATTTCTGCTTGCTGCTGCGCCTCTTCTTGAACAACAGACAGGAAGTGGGTTCTTTCCAGAGCCGGATGATCAAAGTCATCTCCAAACCCTCCCAGAAGAGACAGTCCATGAAGAACGCTGATC tgtgTATCTCATCCTGCTCCAGGGTGGCTTTGTTTAACCGTTTACGCTCTCAGACCGTCAGCACTCGTTACCTCTCGGTGGACAGAGGAGCTTTCATAGCGAGCGCCAGACACTGGACGGCCTTCACCATCACCAtgg tagATGACCAGTGTGCTGAGCAAGGAGGCTTTGTGCTGAGCGAAGGCTTCATCTGTTACGGCTGTGTGGTCCAGCTAGTGTGCACCGAGTCTGGAGCAGCTCTGCCACCcatg GTGATCCGAAAGGTCAACAAGCAGCACGCCATCTTAGACGTGGACGAGCCCGTTTCTCAGCTCCACAAGTGCGCCTTTCAGTTCAGAGACAACCCTCACGCCTATCTGTGTCTAACCAACGACGCCATCATAGAGTACCAg GCCCCGTTCAGCGTCAGAGATCCCAGCAAAGTGGTGCTGAATGACGGGTCCTGTTGGACCATCATCGGGGTGGAAGTCGTAGAGTTCACCTTCAATCAGGGTCTAGCTTGTATCACGACACCAGTTAGCCCATTTCCTGTTGTCACTGGGTTAGAG GTGAACGGTGGAGGGCACGTCGCCATGCTGGAAATTCACGGAGAAAACTTCACTCCTCATCTCAAAGTCTGGTTCGGCAACGGCGAAGCAGAGACCATGTACAA gTCTCCCAAATCTCTGCTCTGCGTCGTTCCCGATGTTTCGGTTTTCAGCGACGGCTGGCGCTGTCTGCGGCGCGTCATCACCGTCCCTCTGTCTCTCGTCCGACTGGATGGACTGATTTACCGCACCTCCTACAGTTTCACCTACACGCCTGAGCTCCAGCCGCCCCCGTCGGCCCGAATGACAGCCGGAGGAGggaagagagaaggagggaTGGGTGGAGGACAAGACGATGACATCCTGTTGGAGACCATCCATCAGGAGTTCACCAGAGCCAATTTTCACCTCTTCATGCAGAGTTAG
- the LOC113021859 gene encoding recombining binding protein suppressor of hairless-like protein isoform X6 — protein MNELDVGEDGRKETLLHRPGFPEADTALLYPPPLSPDPISPLTHLGTLPSGHDAARTGGWDRRLNSGFQGCQLLGTSADLGREAHADQSVTILHAKVAQKSYGNEKRFFCPPPCVYITGHGWKVMQDHLKAAGYGDSVYRVCGYMCLDSSSQSQADAFKLVFDEQPNSRQMFACAKSLFISDQDKRKHFCLLLRLFLNNRQEVGSFQSRMIKVISKPSQKRQSMKNADLCISSCSRVALFNRLRSQTVSTRYLSVDRGAFIASARHWTAFTITMVDDQCAEQGGFVLSEGFICYGCVVQLVCTESGAALPPMVIRKVNKQHAILDVDEPVSQLHKCAFQFRDNPHAYLCLTNDAIIEYQAPFSVRDPSKVVLNDGSCWTIIGVEVVEFTFNQGLACITTPVSPFPVVTGLEVNGGGHVAMLEIHGENFTPHLKVWFGNGEAETMYKSPKSLLCVVPDVSVFSDGWRCLRRVITVPLSLVRLDGLIYRTSYSFTYTPELQPPPSARMTAGGGKREGGMGGGQDDDILLETIHQEFTRANFHLFMQS, from the exons AAACACTGCTGCACCGACCTGGCTTCCCCGAGGCAGACACCGCTCTGTTATACCCCCCTCCCCTGTCCCCGGACCCAATCAGCCCGCTGACTCACCTGGGGACGCTGCCGTCCGGACACGATGCAGCACGGACGGGTGGATGGGACAG GAGACTGAACTCAGGGTTTCAAGGCTGTCAGTTACTGGGAACATCAGCAGATCTAGGACGAGAAGCCCACGCAGACCAGAGTGTCACCATCCTGCACGCCAAGGTCGCTCAGAAGTCCTACGGCAATGAGAAAAG GTTCTTCTGCCCTCCTCCTTGTGTTTACATCACTGGCCATGGATGGAAAGTCATGCAGGACCATTTAAAAG CGGCCGGTTATGGTGACTCTGTGTATCGAGTGTGTGGTTACATGTGCCTGGACAGCTCCAGCCAGTCACAGGCAGACGCATTCAAACTGGTGTTCGATGAACAGCCAAACTCCAGG CAGATGTTCGCTTGCGCCAAGTCGCTGTTCATCTCTGATCAGGACAAGAGGAAGCATTTCTGCTTGCTGCTGCGCCTCTTCTTGAACAACAGACAGGAAGTGGGTTCTTTCCAGAGCCGGATGATCAAAGTCATCTCCAAACCCTCCCAGAAGAGACAGTCCATGAAGAACGCTGATC tgtgTATCTCATCCTGCTCCAGGGTGGCTTTGTTTAACCGTTTACGCTCTCAGACCGTCAGCACTCGTTACCTCTCGGTGGACAGAGGAGCTTTCATAGCGAGCGCCAGACACTGGACGGCCTTCACCATCACCAtgg tagATGACCAGTGTGCTGAGCAAGGAGGCTTTGTGCTGAGCGAAGGCTTCATCTGTTACGGCTGTGTGGTCCAGCTAGTGTGCACCGAGTCTGGAGCAGCTCTGCCACCcatg GTGATCCGAAAGGTCAACAAGCAGCACGCCATCTTAGACGTGGACGAGCCCGTTTCTCAGCTCCACAAGTGCGCCTTTCAGTTCAGAGACAACCCTCACGCCTATCTGTGTCTAACCAACGACGCCATCATAGAGTACCAg GCCCCGTTCAGCGTCAGAGATCCCAGCAAAGTGGTGCTGAATGACGGGTCCTGTTGGACCATCATCGGGGTGGAAGTCGTAGAGTTCACCTTCAATCAGGGTCTAGCTTGTATCACGACACCAGTTAGCCCATTTCCTGTTGTCACTGGGTTAGAG GTGAACGGTGGAGGGCACGTCGCCATGCTGGAAATTCACGGAGAAAACTTCACTCCTCATCTCAAAGTCTGGTTCGGCAACGGCGAAGCAGAGACCATGTACAA gTCTCCCAAATCTCTGCTCTGCGTCGTTCCCGATGTTTCGGTTTTCAGCGACGGCTGGCGCTGTCTGCGGCGCGTCATCACCGTCCCTCTGTCTCTCGTCCGACTGGATGGACTGATTTACCGCACCTCCTACAGTTTCACCTACACGCCTGAGCTCCAGCCGCCCCCGTCGGCCCGAATGACAGCCGGAGGAGggaagagagaaggagggaTGGGTGGAGGACAAGACGATGACATCCTGTTGGAGACCATCCATCAGGAGTTCACCAGAGCCAATTTTCACCTCTTCATGCAGAGTTAG
- the LOC113021859 gene encoding recombining binding protein suppressor of hairless-like protein isoform X7, with product MLSARRSLERRLNSGFQGCQLLGTSADLGREAHADQSVTILHAKVAQKSYGNEKRFFCPPPCVYITGHGWKVMQDHLKAAGYGDSVYRVCGYMCLDSSSQSQADAFKLVFDEQPNSRQMFACAKSLFISDQDKRKHFCLLLRLFLNNRQEVGSFQSRMIKVISKPSQKRQSMKNADLCISSCSRVALFNRLRSQTVSTRYLSVDRGAFIASARHWTAFTITMVDDQCAEQGGFVLSEGFICYGCVVQLVCTESGAALPPMVIRKVNKQHAILDVDEPVSQLHKCAFQFRDNPHAYLCLTNDAIIEYQAPFSVRDPSKVVLNDGSCWTIIGVEVVEFTFNQGLACITTPVSPFPVVTGLEVNGGGHVAMLEIHGENFTPHLKVWFGNGEAETMYKSPKSLLCVVPDVSVFSDGWRCLRRVITVPLSLVRLDGLIYRTSYSFTYTPELQPPPSARMTAGGGKREGGMGGGQDDDILLETIHQEFTRANFHLFMQS from the exons ATGTTGAGCGCGCGGAGAAGTTTGGAGAG GAGACTGAACTCAGGGTTTCAAGGCTGTCAGTTACTGGGAACATCAGCAGATCTAGGACGAGAAGCCCACGCAGACCAGAGTGTCACCATCCTGCACGCCAAGGTCGCTCAGAAGTCCTACGGCAATGAGAAAAG GTTCTTCTGCCCTCCTCCTTGTGTTTACATCACTGGCCATGGATGGAAAGTCATGCAGGACCATTTAAAAG CGGCCGGTTATGGTGACTCTGTGTATCGAGTGTGTGGTTACATGTGCCTGGACAGCTCCAGCCAGTCACAGGCAGACGCATTCAAACTGGTGTTCGATGAACAGCCAAACTCCAGG CAGATGTTCGCTTGCGCCAAGTCGCTGTTCATCTCTGATCAGGACAAGAGGAAGCATTTCTGCTTGCTGCTGCGCCTCTTCTTGAACAACAGACAGGAAGTGGGTTCTTTCCAGAGCCGGATGATCAAAGTCATCTCCAAACCCTCCCAGAAGAGACAGTCCATGAAGAACGCTGATC tgtgTATCTCATCCTGCTCCAGGGTGGCTTTGTTTAACCGTTTACGCTCTCAGACCGTCAGCACTCGTTACCTCTCGGTGGACAGAGGAGCTTTCATAGCGAGCGCCAGACACTGGACGGCCTTCACCATCACCAtgg tagATGACCAGTGTGCTGAGCAAGGAGGCTTTGTGCTGAGCGAAGGCTTCATCTGTTACGGCTGTGTGGTCCAGCTAGTGTGCACCGAGTCTGGAGCAGCTCTGCCACCcatg GTGATCCGAAAGGTCAACAAGCAGCACGCCATCTTAGACGTGGACGAGCCCGTTTCTCAGCTCCACAAGTGCGCCTTTCAGTTCAGAGACAACCCTCACGCCTATCTGTGTCTAACCAACGACGCCATCATAGAGTACCAg GCCCCGTTCAGCGTCAGAGATCCCAGCAAAGTGGTGCTGAATGACGGGTCCTGTTGGACCATCATCGGGGTGGAAGTCGTAGAGTTCACCTTCAATCAGGGTCTAGCTTGTATCACGACACCAGTTAGCCCATTTCCTGTTGTCACTGGGTTAGAG GTGAACGGTGGAGGGCACGTCGCCATGCTGGAAATTCACGGAGAAAACTTCACTCCTCATCTCAAAGTCTGGTTCGGCAACGGCGAAGCAGAGACCATGTACAA gTCTCCCAAATCTCTGCTCTGCGTCGTTCCCGATGTTTCGGTTTTCAGCGACGGCTGGCGCTGTCTGCGGCGCGTCATCACCGTCCCTCTGTCTCTCGTCCGACTGGATGGACTGATTTACCGCACCTCCTACAGTTTCACCTACACGCCTGAGCTCCAGCCGCCCCCGTCGGCCCGAATGACAGCCGGAGGAGggaagagagaaggagggaTGGGTGGAGGACAAGACGATGACATCCTGTTGGAGACCATCCATCAGGAGTTCACCAGAGCCAATTTTCACCTCTTCATGCAGAGTTAG